The proteins below are encoded in one region of Aquisphaera giovannonii:
- a CDS encoding tagatose 1,6-diphosphate aldolase has protein sequence MGVDDRGGAGRLGATVLLGKGLTPGKLRGLQRISNPDGTLTMLALDQSSSIVEMATGALKAGGEGREPTYDEIVDAKLDLMRNLAPAASGVLIDAYYGAWSAIASGAIPPRVGMLVRYEVSGGPTNRLGAPLAVAEPGWGVEKAKLMGADALKLLAPFEPTERSSAEHQFQVVEHVHEECKKHDLVFLLETVTFPFGGETKSDASYLDRKAATVIEAARQLSGLCDIYKAEFPGTLDRESDEQLLDNLHALDAASERPWVLLSAGVDFDDYFQQVEMAMEAGASGVLGGRAFWKEYFLQGDAAARGRFAATTARERLAAVDALVRERGTPWFARYGLDGPEMTTIRAAEGWHARYASRRGPDAGAAPAARPAPGEGC, from the coding sequence ATGGGCGTGGACGATCGCGGGGGCGCGGGGCGATTGGGGGCGACGGTCCTCCTGGGCAAGGGGCTGACGCCGGGCAAGCTCCGCGGCTTGCAGCGGATCAGCAATCCCGACGGCACGCTCACGATGCTGGCGCTGGACCAGAGCAGCTCGATCGTCGAGATGGCCACGGGGGCCCTGAAGGCCGGGGGCGAGGGCCGCGAGCCGACGTACGACGAGATCGTGGACGCCAAGCTCGACCTGATGCGGAACCTCGCGCCGGCCGCCTCGGGCGTCCTGATCGACGCCTACTACGGGGCGTGGTCGGCGATCGCCAGCGGGGCGATCCCGCCGCGCGTCGGGATGCTCGTCCGCTACGAGGTCTCCGGCGGCCCGACGAACCGACTCGGGGCCCCGCTGGCGGTCGCCGAGCCGGGATGGGGCGTGGAGAAGGCCAAGCTGATGGGGGCCGATGCCCTCAAGCTGCTCGCCCCGTTCGAGCCGACCGAGCGAAGCTCGGCGGAGCATCAGTTCCAGGTCGTCGAGCATGTGCACGAGGAATGCAAGAAGCACGACCTCGTGTTCCTGCTGGAGACGGTCACCTTCCCCTTCGGCGGCGAGACGAAGTCCGACGCGAGCTACCTGGACCGCAAGGCGGCGACGGTCATCGAGGCCGCCCGGCAGCTCAGCGGGCTCTGCGACATCTACAAGGCCGAGTTCCCCGGGACGCTCGACCGGGAGTCCGACGAGCAGCTCCTGGACAACCTCCACGCGCTGGACGCGGCCAGCGAGCGGCCCTGGGTGCTGCTCTCCGCGGGCGTGGACTTCGACGACTACTTCCAGCAGGTCGAGATGGCGATGGAGGCGGGCGCGTCGGGGGTACTCGGGGGCCGGGCGTTCTGGAAGGAGTACTTCCTCCAGGGCGACGCGGCGGCCCGCGGGCGCTTCGCAGCGACGACCGCCCGGGAGCGGCTGGCCGCGGTGGACGCGCTCGTCCGCGAGCGTGGCACGCCCTGGTTCGCCCGCTATGGGCTGGACGGGCCGGAGATGACCACCATCCGCGCCGCCGAGGGCTGGCACGCCCGCTACGCGTCCCGGCGCGGCCCGGACGCGGGGGCCGCCCCCGCGGCGAGGCCGGCCCCCGGCGAGGGCTGCTGA